A stretch of the bacterium genome encodes the following:
- a CDS encoding glycosyltransferase family 39 protein — protein MVYFLKTQVWLKEKYLLLGLFFFDFGLRLFRLWEPAQAYFDEQAYYLPAARGYLEGNPSLNLEHPPLAKLLLAFSIKLFGDNFFGWRFFGVLLASLSVVVLYLLTKEITRSRKVAFLASSLLIFDFGWFALSRVGTIDIYLASFSFLGAYFVFRLWREGRVHHLAFAGLSLGAAFASKWSSVLIIFWLILFLLVFWKKSLQIKMLSLFAILGLIGAVYLASYLPLIVKHGWEGFVETHFWMVQYHNNFVPSKTAEALSGLKGKFYPFPAWSWLLDPVFPFFGEVRDGTVRTILFFFNPLVLWGGFASLTYLIWEQRHKIDPEKIFVIGAVFFLWAPWLASPRYSLHYYLLPALPFLCFCFALGIKKVWQRSTSLAYSLVAVSLLLFVVYYPLISALKVPYFYSRIVSGIVEFKNVPGK, from the coding sequence TTGGTTTATTTTTTGAAAACGCAGGTTTGGCTAAAAGAAAAATACTTGCTTCTTGGACTTTTTTTCTTTGATTTTGGTTTGAGACTCTTTCGCCTTTGGGAACCAGCCCAAGCCTATTTCGATGAGCAAGCCTATTATTTACCCGCCGCCCGTGGGTATCTTGAAGGCAACCCAAGTCTTAATTTGGAGCACCCTCCTCTAGCTAAGTTGCTCCTTGCTTTTTCAATAAAACTTTTTGGGGACAATTTTTTTGGCTGGAGGTTTTTTGGGGTTTTGCTGGCTAGTTTGAGTGTGGTGGTTCTTTACTTATTGACTAAAGAAATAACTAGGAGTAGGAAAGTTGCCTTTTTGGCTAGTAGTCTTCTTATTTTCGATTTTGGCTGGTTTGCTCTTTCGCGAGTCGGAACAATCGATATTTACTTAGCAAGTTTTTCTTTTTTGGGAGCTTACTTTGTCTTTAGGCTCTGGAGAGAAGGAAGAGTACACCACCTCGCTTTCGCTGGTCTAAGTTTGGGGGCAGCTTTTGCGTCCAAATGGAGTTCCGTACTGATTATTTTTTGGCTGATACTCTTTTTGCTTGTCTTCTGGAAAAAGAGTCTGCAGATAAAAATGCTGTCTTTGTTTGCAATCTTAGGACTGATTGGAGCGGTCTACTTGGCTAGTTACCTTCCTTTAATAGTTAAACACGGTTGGGAGGGTTTTGTAGAAACCCACTTTTGGATGGTGCAGTACCATAACAATTTTGTTCCCAGTAAAACGGCTGAAGCACTTTCGGGGCTCAAAGGTAAATTTTACCCCTTTCCGGCTTGGAGCTGGCTGCTTGATCCGGTCTTCCCTTTCTTTGGGGAAGTTAGGGATGGTACGGTCCGGACGATCCTTTTCTTTTTTAACCCTTTGGTTTTGTGGGGGGGTTTTGCTTCCTTAACTTACTTAATTTGGGAACAGCGCCACAAAATTGATCCAGAAAAAATCTTCGTCATTGGCGCAGTCTTTTTCCTCTGGGCTCCTTGGTTAGCTAGTCCGCGCTACTCTCTTCATTACTATCTTTTGCCCGCCCTTCCCTTTCTCTGTTTTTGCTTTGCTTTGGGGATCAAAAAAGTTTGGCAGAGAAGTACTAGCCTAGCCTACAGTCTGGTTGCGGTCAGCCTACTTCTCTTTGTTGTCTATTACCCGCTCATTTCAGCACTAAAGGTACCTTATTTTTACTCACGAATAGTTTCGGGAATTGTGGAATTTAAGAACGTACCGGGTAAATAG